One Pocillopora verrucosa isolate sample1 chromosome 10, ASM3666991v2, whole genome shotgun sequence genomic window carries:
- the LOC136283779 gene encoding uncharacterized protein, producing the protein MEHALSLIESIDKGQEKPAALRKAEKELDVALANCDEIHYRVLELLNNENIEQEIEWIRNIHARYTSVSAKAETLIDKERKSESTQKQNLLQLEKVKMPQFTGDIREYPRFKTDFNTQVLPVINKENAAYILRSCLDKDAAGAVKSTDDNLESLWKRLDEVFGDPAKVVDVIMNSIQVTRVITEGQRKKLLDFINIIENGYRDLQRLGLEKEITTTSSVSMIEKKLPADLKREWARLVSCADSNIDKTDKFPSLLQFLLDQNSAIEYENSELRTTNEYRAKGSAHYVQREEEMNAQTQSARRRCLLHDDANHWTSECKLYLSKSVKEKRKILKEKGACWSCLRRGHRIQDYVPNAGIDRPVGEVDALIGFNYANFHPQREQSVEHLLLLKNRFGRCIGGTHPKVKEDTKHHELNNIQFLREVSPSVEDFYKIENLGIECKPRCGGCKCGRCPLGSKNYTLKEERELALIEENLNYDEKAREWIAQYPWLKDPSELPDNKKAAIGKLISTEKRLSRNTEHAKVYQQQIDDMLNRKVARKLTEDELKEYKGPIHYISYHEVLKPDSKTTPVRIVFNSSANYMGHILNDYWAKGPDLLNNILGILVRFRENPVAFIGDIKKMYHTVATTTLDHHTHRFLWRDMNSNKEPDTYVIQRVSFGDKPSGAIATVALRKTAEMSKDRYPEATEIILTNTYMDDIIESVDTESKAKQLTDDIENLLEQGGFKLKEWIYSGIQSNKNDEQVVIESHTTTERVLGVVWTPRTDEFTFKVQMTLSQRKNAHQGEQHLMAPIKRRKLRLV; encoded by the exons ATGGAACACGCGCTTAGCTTAATCGAATCAATAGACAAAGGTCAAGAAAAACCGGCGGCTCTACGAAAGGCTGAAAAGGAACTTGATGTTGCACTGGCTAATTGTGACGAAATACATTATAGGGTGCTCGAGCTACTTAACAATGAAAACATAGAGCAAGAAATCGAATGGATTCGAAACATTCACGCGCGCTACACTAGTGTAAGCGCAAAGGCCGAAACGCTTATcgacaaggaaagaaaaagcgaAAGCACACAGAAGCAGAACCTACTGCAActagaaaaggtaaaaatgccGCAATTCACAGGCGACATACGCGAATATCCAAGATTTAAAACCGATTTCAACACGCAAGTCCTACCAgtaataaacaaagaaaatgcagcCTACATACTTCGATCTTGCCTAGACAAAGACGCGGCCGGCGCGGTAAAGAGTACCGATGATAACCTTGAATCACTATGGAAACGTCTGGACGAAGTGTTCGGAGACCCAGCTAAAGTAGTTGATGTCATAATGAACTCGATCCAGGTAACAAGGGTAATTACGGAGggccaaagaaaaaaactgctaGACTTTATCAACATCATTGAAAACGGCTACAGAGACCTGCAGAGACTCGggttggaaaaagaaataactacAACAAGCTCCGTGAGCATGATAGAAAAGAAATTACCAGCTGACCTGAAACGAGAATGGGCTAGACTCGTAAGTTGTGCTGATAGCAATATTGACAAGACAGACAAGTTCCCTAGCctcttgcaatttcttttggACCAAAATTCAGCGATCGAGTACGAAAACTCCGAATTACGAACGACGAACGAATACAGAGCGAAAGGATCCGCTCACTACGTGCAAAGAGAGGAAGAAATGAATGCGCAGACCCAAAGTGCAAGACGCAGATGTCTCCTGCACGACGATGCAAACCACTGGACAAGCGAATGCAAACTTTACCTCTCAAAATCagtaaaggaaaagagaaagatCCTAAAGGAAAAGGGTGCTTGCTGGTCGTGTCTAAGACGCGGTCACAGAATCCAGGATT ATGTACCGAATGCAGGCATAGACAGACCTGTCGGTGAAGTTGACGCGCTAATCGGGTTCAATTATGCCAACTTTCATCCACAAAGAGAGCAAAGCGTAGAACATCTACTTCTGTTGAAGAACCGCTTCGGAAGATGCATTGGAGGCACACATCCAAAGGTGAAGGAAGACACAAAGCATCACGAGCTCAACAACATACAGTTCCTAAGAGAAGTCTCACCTAGCGTGGAAGACttttataaaattgaaaacctGGGAATAGAATGCAAACCGCGATGTGGAGGATGCAAATGCGGAAGATGTCCGCTTGGCAGCAAAAATTACACcctaaaagaagaaagggaactTGCCCTTATAGAAGAAAACCTAAATTATGACGAGAAAGCCAGAGAATGGATAGCGCAGTATCCATGGTTGAAAGATCCAAGTGAACTTCCGGATAACAAGAAAGCAGcaattggaaaattaatttcTACTGAAAAAAGACTATCAAGAAACACAGAGCACGCTAAGGTCTACCAGCAACAGATAGACGACATGTTAAACCGTAAAGTTGCGCGAAAACTAACGGAAGACGAATTGAAGGAGTATAAAGGCCCGATACACTACATCTCGTACCACGAAGTCTTAAAACCTGATTCAAAAACCACTCCGGTAAGGATAGTATTCAATAGTAGTGCCAATTATATGGGCCATATTTTAAATGACTACTGGGCAAAAGGACCCGACCTGCTGAACAATATCCTTGGAATACTTGTAAGGTTTCGCGAGAATCCAGTGGCATTTATCGGAGACATCAAGAAGATGTACCACACAGTAGCAACGACAACTTTAGATCATCATACACATCGATTTCTATGGCGTGACATGAACAGCAATAAAGAACCAGACACCTATGTCATACAAAGAGTTTCATTTGGCGACAAACCGTCCGGCGCGATCGCAACTGTCGCATTACGCAAAACTGCAGAGATGAGTAAAGACCGATACCCAGAGGCGACGGAAATTATTCTCACTAACACGTACATGGATGACATTATAGAGAGCGTTGACACAGAAAGCAAAGCGAAGCAACTAACAGATGATATAGAAAATCTACTAGAACAGGGAGGATTCAAGCTAAAGGAATGGATTTATTCAGGTATCCAGTCAAATAAAAATGACGAACAAGTGGTGATCGAATCTCACACGACGACAGAAAGGGTCCTCGGTGTGGTCTGGACCCCTCGAACAGATGAGTTTACATTCAAAGTGCA